In Candidatus Nanoarchaeia archaeon, a genomic segment contains:
- a CDS encoding lysylphosphatidylglycerol synthase transmembrane domain-containing protein → MRREWLYFIGIVLFGFILSRIDFLRLVTILLEADIRIVFLGLLLHIVIVVIRAYKWQYIMKKQELSYALWDCCVMYASGMYLGLITPGRIGEFGRVWYLKEGHSFGTSMWSVFLDRITDFMMLALIASLGVWYFIGEVWVLAVFMFLIVLGFVFIQMRSWEGFTRSFLGFMLPKRYKKMVIENLSDFFAGLNGLSVLDGSWIVSLTVVVWVMYLFQVYLMSLSLQLPLSFAFVGFSVGISGLVSLLPITVFGVGTRDATFIFLFGLRGLGKESAVALSTLTLAIFIFSAAIGLMAWVWKPISIRFKS, encoded by the coding sequence ATGAGGAGGGAATGGCTGTATTTCATCGGGATTGTTCTTTTTGGATTTATTCTTAGCAGGATAGATTTCCTTAGACTTGTTACAATTTTGCTCGAGGCTGATATCAGAATAGTTTTTCTTGGGCTGTTATTGCATATTGTGATTGTTGTAATTCGGGCGTATAAATGGCAGTACATTATGAAAAAACAGGAGCTTTCGTATGCATTATGGGATTGCTGCGTCATGTATGCTTCAGGCATGTATCTGGGGTTGATTACTCCCGGGAGGATCGGAGAGTTTGGAAGGGTATGGTATCTCAAAGAGGGGCATTCATTCGGAACGAGCATGTGGTCTGTTTTTCTCGACAGGATTACGGACTTTATGATGCTTGCTTTGATCGCTTCCCTTGGTGTGTGGTATTTCATTGGAGAGGTATGGGTGTTGGCGGTGTTTATGTTTTTGATTGTATTGGGATTTGTGTTTATCCAAATGAGAAGCTGGGAAGGTTTCACAAGAAGCTTTTTGGGTTTCATGCTTCCCAAAAGGTATAAGAAGATGGTTATTGAGAATCTGTCTGATTTTTTTGCGGGGTTGAACGGCCTGAGCGTTTTGGATGGATCGTGGATTGTTTCTTTGACTGTAGTGGTTTGGGTGATGTACCTCTTTCAGGTTTACCTTATGAGCCTGAGCCTTCAGCTGCCGTTGTCTTTTGCTTTTGTTGGGTTTAGTGTAGGTATTTCGGGATTGGTGTCACTACTTCCGATAACCGTGTTTGGGGTCGGAACAAGAGACGCTACGTTTATATTCCTGTTTGGATTGAGGGGGCTGGGAAAAGAGTCTGCTGTTGCGCTCTCGACATTGACGCTGGCTATTTTCATTTTTTCTGCAGCAATTGGACTGATGGCATGGGTATGGAAGCCTATTAGCATTAGATTTAAAAGCTGA
- a CDS encoding NAD-dependent epimerase/dehydratase family protein, which yields MKYVLVTGANGYVGQHVVDELHQRGHHVVGFIHKGTAYSAIAKKLHRTVIGDILDRKSLDSAVRNADSVIHLAAAMRKIPWKENYDVNVVGTQNLIESCKAHGVKRVIFTSSVGVLKRKLGPYGKTKLMAERLFENSGLEYTIFRPEMIYGIGGVGIHNVIQFTLGFPWIIPLVGYGGQTRQPIRVEDVATVLVGALDNTKTIGKTYPLCGKQKLKFRELVDLVAKAAGVRKLKVPVPVFLCYAAAKLLEKTLSKPPFTSENVRNLSQTTVMDPAELEKDMKFNTEDVETGINNLIQEMKKRGVIFQGRFRPEASLTRFK from the coding sequence ATGAAGTATGTTTTGGTTACCGGTGCAAATGGCTATGTAGGGCAACATGTTGTGGATGAGTTGCATCAACGCGGGCACCATGTTGTTGGATTTATCCATAAAGGCACTGCATATTCGGCGATCGCAAAAAAGCTTCATCGCACTGTTATTGGTGATATTTTAGACAGAAAGTCTCTTGATTCTGCCGTTAGGAATGCTGATTCCGTGATCCATTTAGCTGCTGCAATGCGAAAAATACCTTGGAAAGAGAACTATGACGTGAATGTAGTAGGAACGCAAAATCTTATTGAGAGTTGCAAAGCCCATGGGGTGAAACGGGTCATCTTCACAAGTTCTGTAGGGGTTCTTAAGAGAAAATTGGGTCCGTATGGAAAAACCAAGCTCATGGCAGAGAGATTATTTGAGAATTCTGGTTTAGAGTATACAATTTTTCGTCCAGAAATGATCTACGGCATAGGGGGGGTTGGGATTCATAATGTGATACAATTTACACTTGGATTTCCCTGGATCATTCCTCTTGTGGGATATGGGGGACAGACTCGCCAGCCAATTCGAGTTGAAGATGTTGCAACGGTGCTTGTTGGTGCCCTTGATAATACGAAAACAATTGGGAAGACGTATCCCCTTTGCGGAAAACAGAAGCTGAAATTTCGTGAGTTGGTTGATTTAGTCGCAAAGGCTGCAGGAGTGAGGAAATTAAAGGTTCCTGTTCCTGTCTTTTTGTGCTATGCTGCTGCTAAACTACTTGAAAAGACACTCTCAAAGCCTCCTTTCACATCTGAGAATGTCAGAAATCTAAGCCAGACCACAGTAATGGACCCTGCCGAGTTAGAGAAAGATATGAAATTTAATACCGAAGATGTTGAAACTGGGATTAATAATCTCATTCAGGAGATGAAAAAACGAGGAGTTATTTTCCAGGGGAGGTTTAGACCGGAGGCTTCTTTAACAAGATTTAAATAA
- a CDS encoding class I SAM-dependent methyltransferase encodes MAQFYPMQWYILKCFDQLINKYGLKGPFLDAGGGLGEVSQFLAKRGWNGKLVDSSERAVQKAMSRLREYDVLVVKRRIEEETGVYNTVVLFDVLEHIKDDEMAVKKIRANLRRGGHLAVTIPLKQKEWRWDDELNGHYRRYELGEFLRLMQKYGFRPLEVADYTFPFFWLARRLLTFAWPAPLEIEGRTKEELTELRKKSFETVMFIKMIEWRFLWFPVYFVQDCFKWGHYGFEGLIIFRRE; translated from the coding sequence ATGGCGCAATTTTATCCAATGCAATGGTACATCTTAAAGTGCTTTGATCAGCTGATTAATAAGTATGGTCTCAAAGGGCCGTTTCTCGATGCTGGGGGTGGTTTGGGAGAGGTAAGCCAGTTCTTAGCTAAGAGAGGGTGGAATGGTAAACTTGTAGACTCCTCGGAGCGAGCAGTCCAGAAGGCAATGTCGAGGCTGAGGGAGTACGATGTCTTGGTAGTAAAGCGTCGTATAGAAGAAGAAACCGGCGTGTACAATACCGTCGTTCTTTTTGATGTATTGGAGCATATCAAAGACGATGAAATGGCGGTAAAAAAGATTCGAGCAAATCTAAGAAGAGGGGGGCACCTTGCAGTCACTATCCCCCTCAAGCAAAAAGAATGGAGGTGGGATGACGAATTGAATGGCCATTATAGAAGATACGAATTGGGGGAATTCCTGAGACTCATGCAAAAATATGGATTCCGGCCATTAGAAGTTGCGGATTATACCTTCCCTTTTTTCTGGCTGGCTAGACGCTTGCTCACTTTCGCATGGCCTGCTCCTTTGGAGATTGAAGGGCGCACTAAAGAAGAGTTAACGGAGTTACGAAAAAAGTCGTTTGAGACCGTAATGTTTATAAAGATGATTGAATGGAGGTTCCTTTGGTTTCCTGTATATTTTGTTCAGGATTGTTTCAAATGGGGGCATTATGGGTTTGAAGGATTGATTATATTTAGACGTGAGTAA
- a CDS encoding radical SAM protein, which yields MQRILFIQPPPLQQQDLMENIRYPPLGITSIAGFMRDKGYIVGLYDGCAVKASADTVLQEVRRFKPDVVALTATSAIIHYAFAVAEKVKELDPSIKVVIGGPHATELPHHALSNANVDVLLRGEGELSLLELMKALEGGGDLRSIKGIGFMENGRMILTPPMPLITNIDELPFPAYDLLPINNYTSPYSRRKPFMAMVRTRGCPYDCSYCEIPNVYDRRFRVQSPERSIKEVDYLVQTLGVKEISFKDPIFTLLPKNVMEFCDLLIERDYDLSWCGNARVDNFSLDLAKKMKKAGCFSVTFGLESGDQRILDNLRKRATAEQGKEAVKIAKMARLDVVANFMVGNPGETKESIERTIQYMKEIDPAYVYMGFCTAFPGTALQRQAEQNDWILQKDPTAVRYEDLQMNATNLSNEELKQALNRMYRAFYFRPKYIARRMLKLKPADVRNNWNGFWSIVRNTLRVKRGEELKT from the coding sequence ATGCAACGCATTTTATTTATCCAACCGCCTCCGCTACAGCAGCAGGACTTGATGGAGAATATTCGATACCCTCCTCTTGGTATCACATCGATAGCAGGATTTATGCGGGATAAAGGATACATTGTTGGATTGTATGACGGATGCGCCGTCAAGGCTTCTGCGGATACTGTGCTTCAAGAAGTTAGGAGGTTTAAACCAGATGTCGTTGCCTTAACCGCAACATCTGCTATAATTCATTATGCCTTTGCAGTGGCTGAGAAAGTTAAAGAGTTGGACCCCTCAATAAAGGTGGTGATAGGGGGGCCTCATGCTACTGAACTCCCCCATCATGCTCTATCTAATGCAAATGTTGATGTTCTCCTAAGGGGGGAAGGCGAATTGAGTTTGCTGGAGCTTATGAAGGCGTTGGAAGGAGGAGGAGACCTTCGCTCTATCAAAGGGATTGGATTTATGGAGAACGGCAGAATGATTCTAACGCCACCTATGCCGCTTATCACAAATATTGATGAGTTGCCTTTTCCGGCATATGATCTCCTTCCCATTAATAATTATACAAGCCCATACTCACGTCGTAAGCCATTCATGGCCATGGTAAGAACACGAGGATGCCCTTATGATTGTTCGTATTGTGAGATTCCTAACGTGTATGATCGACGGTTCCGGGTCCAGTCTCCTGAGCGGTCAATTAAAGAAGTGGACTACCTGGTGCAGACTTTAGGTGTGAAGGAGATTAGTTTTAAGGATCCGATATTTACTCTTCTACCAAAGAATGTTATGGAATTTTGCGATTTGCTTATAGAAAGAGATTATGATCTTAGTTGGTGTGGAAATGCGCGTGTTGATAATTTTAGCCTTGACTTGGCAAAGAAAATGAAAAAAGCTGGATGTTTTAGTGTTACGTTTGGCTTGGAGTCTGGGGATCAGAGGATCCTTGATAATCTAAGAAAGCGAGCAACTGCGGAACAGGGAAAGGAAGCTGTCAAGATTGCTAAGATGGCTAGATTAGACGTCGTAGCTAATTTTATGGTCGGAAACCCTGGAGAGACAAAGGAATCCATAGAGAGAACGATACAATATATGAAAGAGATAGACCCGGCGTATGTCTACATGGGGTTTTGCACAGCATTTCCAGGAACTGCGCTGCAGCGGCAGGCGGAACAGAATGATTGGATTCTTCAGAAGGATCCGACTGCAGTGCGATATGAGGATCTTCAGATGAATGCCACAAATTTGAGCAATGAGGAGCTCAAGCAGGCACTCAATAGAATGTATCGCGCATTTTATTTTCGGCCGAAGTATATCGCACGACGGATGCTCAAATTAAAGCCAGCTGATGTGCGGAATAATTGGAATGGGTTTTGGTCTATAGTGCGGAATACTTTAAGGGTCAAAAGAGGAGAAGAGTTAAAGACTTGA
- a CDS encoding aromatic amino acid transport family protein codes for MFSKALIGSTATLVGYIIGAGILALPFAFGQVGYLTGAALVVFLGFGLMILYLYLGEVVLRTKGNHQIPGLAERYLGAGGKWVMYLAMILGGYGSLTAYMIKEGDFLQLLLFPLFGGNSLLYSYAFFLIGALLLYIGLRLVEKVEVLLVALIILVVGFVFAFTLPLIQPEAVWQFDISKVFVPYGVIFFAFMGIGAIPEMHAELIGRYRILKHAIILGTLIPMIVYLLFPFSIVGSAGPEGVSEGTIEGLQRAVGRPFFMVALFFGMLTMATSFLAVGLAVKEVFRFDSRISETRSWVYTIIGPLALFHLMRFSGVEHAFFKIIDITGAVSGSIIGIVVVLMFWRAKQKGNREPEFEVSGNRTIGWLLIGLFVVGMVLDLLRLW; via the coding sequence ATGTTTAGCAAAGCGCTTATTGGGTCAACTGCAACGCTTGTTGGGTACATCATAGGAGCAGGTATCCTTGCCCTGCCGTTTGCATTCGGCCAGGTGGGGTATCTTACCGGGGCAGCTCTTGTTGTTTTTCTCGGATTTGGGCTGATGATCCTGTACCTTTATCTCGGAGAGGTCGTATTGCGGACCAAAGGCAATCACCAGATTCCCGGGCTTGCAGAACGCTATCTTGGAGCAGGAGGGAAATGGGTGATGTATCTGGCGATGATCTTGGGAGGCTATGGGAGCCTGACTGCCTATATGATCAAGGAGGGAGACTTTCTGCAGCTGCTCCTTTTTCCGTTGTTTGGAGGAAATTCGCTTCTTTATTCTTACGCATTCTTCCTTATTGGAGCATTGCTGCTCTACATCGGATTGCGGCTTGTGGAGAAGGTTGAAGTGCTGCTTGTAGCCCTTATCATCCTTGTCGTCGGATTCGTGTTTGCCTTTACATTGCCGCTGATTCAGCCAGAGGCTGTTTGGCAGTTTGATATCAGCAAGGTGTTTGTTCCTTATGGAGTGATCTTTTTTGCTTTTATGGGCATCGGAGCAATCCCTGAGATGCATGCAGAGCTCATTGGCAGATATCGTATTCTCAAGCATGCCATTATACTTGGGACCCTGATTCCCATGATTGTTTACCTGCTGTTTCCGTTTTCGATAGTAGGCAGTGCCGGGCCAGAGGGAGTAAGCGAAGGCACAATTGAGGGTTTGCAGAGAGCAGTTGGCAGGCCTTTCTTTATGGTGGCCCTGTTTTTTGGGATGCTAACCATGGCAACGTCATTCCTTGCAGTTGGATTGGCAGTCAAGGAGGTATTCCGCTTTGACAGCAGGATTTCTGAGACCCGTTCCTGGGTTTACACAATCATTGGACCGCTCGCCTTGTTTCACCTGATGCGATTCTCAGGGGTGGAACATGCGTTCTTTAAGATTATTGATATTACCGGGGCTGTATCCGGAAGCATTATCGGGATTGTTGTGGTGTTGATGTTCTGGAGAGCGAAGCAAAAAGGGAATCGGGAGCCTGAGTTCGAGGTTTCTGGCAACAGGACAATTGGATGGCTGCTTATAGGGCTGTTTGTCGTTGGGATGGTTCTGGATCTCTTACGGCTTTGGTGA
- a CDS encoding PKD domain-containing protein, which yields MRRTSNTQFNFRPYSGIIAILSILFLFVAASAIVAAQTSIQAVITSHQGTVKISPDGSITLHGRSEPADAAKGYRWAVFRSGSLANLADVENFNSAARQAVNSAGLLQPIWFDRSPTLQFRRSGTYEIRFSVKNAQGEWSQPASIFVNVNAVPLFLSNAFNGQQAIPSSLLFRVNQPRTFTLTAFDADNDRITYELSGLPGARLDPTTGVFYWAPANNQAGRYDGIEIRASDSRGGSAIKRITVFVEASSIPSIEPLTARLQQPQAGSTTTIQQNSIITVAGQGSRPGDVTGFRTQVFRDSQLITQSFERTPSLQFPTAGTYRVEFSVTETPIGIRDKDWATPVSFTVIVTPIPGTQPLAVRLTSHNAGDIIRKTVGYRTPPITFLEANNQPIAGKRVAVFIKTGEDSQGNPIFDFAPLGSVTNAREDQSLVNQARNTAGVLRPVWFDAEPVIQFNQPGYYELRMAVKGLDETWSAPAVVTHIIREPSQTPVVTILSPANAAVFGSSSAASAMQRVLFRASATDPQEGELSSQITWTSTGNILLPTGPVQHANQFRGIGSELEQFWNFPATLTYTATVTDRDSNRGQASVTILINGGFPGTPGTDTSALTVRIISPPDGASFLTTDTITIESQVTDPEGVQFTLSWFDNLINLNRNERAIAVQLPQGEHLITVVARETESGRTSSDTIRIRVNAPSGQQPPQQPPVQPPVQPPIQPPVQPPVQPPVQPPVQPNNPPVITGFTANQLSAPAGSTFTFTITASDPDANALTYFIDLADGQGFRNNGASSSISAQFTVPGSYTIRAKVNDGRVDSQQATLAITVTGQGQNRAPVITSLTAVPQSGPTGTVHAITAIASDPDGNALAYFFDLGDGQGFRNLGGFNTIAAQYTTAGPKTIRAKVNDGAVDSATSSITITAIAAPVPSPQPPSTITREINPRKQIYWGGVRLLNDGIASPGESLQVWSKLTNHGETDLKSPSLKVVIPELGVFSSTGFDRVDSDDTVSAMVEVPVPDDALPGEYLARISLGNGDSRRVKHKILIVE from the coding sequence ATGAGAAGAACATCCAATACCCAATTTAATTTCAGGCCGTATTCAGGAATAATCGCCATACTATCCATTCTTTTCCTTTTTGTCGCTGCAAGCGCAATTGTTGCAGCGCAGACATCTATCCAGGCAGTTATTACATCTCATCAAGGCACAGTTAAAATAAGCCCTGATGGCTCAATAACACTCCATGGAAGAAGCGAGCCAGCTGATGCAGCAAAAGGATACCGCTGGGCTGTGTTTAGGTCTGGAAGCCTGGCAAATTTGGCTGATGTTGAAAATTTCAACTCTGCTGCCCGCCAGGCAGTAAACAGCGCAGGCCTACTCCAGCCAATCTGGTTTGACCGCTCTCCAACCCTCCAATTCAGGAGATCAGGAACTTATGAAATTCGCTTTTCAGTGAAGAATGCCCAGGGCGAGTGGAGCCAGCCAGCAAGTATTTTCGTCAATGTCAATGCAGTTCCTCTGTTCTTATCCAATGCATTTAACGGACAGCAGGCAATTCCAAGTTCGCTCCTTTTCCGGGTAAACCAGCCAAGGACATTTACCCTTACTGCTTTTGATGCAGACAATGATAGAATTACCTACGAGCTATCCGGACTCCCAGGTGCAAGGCTTGACCCAACAACTGGTGTCTTTTACTGGGCTCCTGCAAACAACCAGGCTGGAAGATATGATGGAATCGAGATAAGAGCTTCAGACAGCAGAGGAGGCTCAGCAATCAAAAGAATAACTGTTTTTGTAGAAGCAAGCAGCATCCCATCAATCGAGCCGCTCACAGCCCGATTACAGCAGCCTCAAGCGGGATCAACAACAACCATCCAGCAAAACAGCATTATCACTGTCGCAGGCCAGGGAAGCAGGCCAGGAGATGTTACAGGCTTCAGAACCCAAGTCTTTAGAGATAGCCAGCTCATCACGCAATCCTTTGAGCGCACACCTTCATTGCAATTCCCTACTGCAGGAACTTACCGGGTTGAATTTTCAGTTACAGAGACTCCAATCGGCATCCGCGACAAAGACTGGGCAACTCCCGTCTCTTTTACAGTTATAGTAACCCCCATTCCAGGAACTCAGCCTCTCGCTGTCCGGCTTACCTCCCATAACGCAGGAGATATCATAAGAAAGACCGTTGGCTACAGAACTCCTCCAATTACATTCCTCGAAGCAAATAATCAGCCGATTGCAGGAAAGCGCGTTGCAGTCTTCATTAAGACAGGCGAAGACAGTCAGGGCAATCCTATCTTTGACTTCGCTCCTCTTGGCTCAGTAACAAACGCAAGAGAAGATCAATCGCTTGTCAATCAGGCAAGAAACACTGCAGGAGTTCTGCGTCCAGTATGGTTTGATGCAGAGCCTGTGATACAATTCAACCAGCCAGGCTATTATGAGCTGCGCATGGCTGTGAAAGGCCTTGATGAAACCTGGAGTGCTCCTGCCGTTGTTACCCATATCATTCGAGAGCCAAGCCAAACTCCTGTTGTAACTATTCTTTCGCCGGCAAATGCTGCGGTGTTTGGATCCAGTTCTGCAGCATCAGCTATGCAAAGAGTTCTCTTCAGGGCATCTGCAACAGACCCGCAGGAAGGCGAGCTTTCAAGCCAGATCACCTGGACGAGCACAGGAAACATCCTTTTGCCAACAGGCCCGGTCCAGCATGCTAATCAATTCAGAGGAATTGGATCTGAACTTGAACAATTCTGGAACTTCCCGGCTACATTGACCTACACAGCAACAGTTACAGACCGAGATAGCAATAGGGGCCAGGCTTCAGTAACAATCCTGATCAATGGCGGATTTCCAGGAACTCCTGGTACAGATACCTCGGCTCTTACTGTAAGGATAATCTCTCCCCCTGATGGAGCTTCATTCCTCACGACAGACACGATAACCATCGAATCACAAGTCACAGATCCTGAAGGTGTCCAGTTCACACTCTCCTGGTTTGACAACCTCATCAATCTCAATCGAAACGAGAGAGCGATTGCTGTCCAGCTTCCTCAAGGCGAACATCTTATAACTGTCGTTGCCAGAGAGACAGAGTCTGGAAGGACATCCTCAGATACTATCCGCATTAGAGTTAATGCACCAAGTGGGCAACAACCGCCTCAGCAGCCACCTGTCCAACCTCCAGTCCAACCGCCCATTCAGCCACCTGTCCAACCTCCAGTCCAACCTCCAGTCCAGCCTCCTGTGCAGCCAAACAATCCACCTGTAATTACAGGCTTTACGGCAAACCAACTGTCTGCGCCAGCAGGCTCAACATTCACATTCACAATAACAGCAAGCGATCCTGACGCAAATGCTTTAACCTACTTTATCGATCTCGCAGACGGCCAGGGATTCAGGAACAACGGAGCGTCTTCCTCAATTTCAGCCCAATTTACAGTTCCAGGATCCTACACCATCAGGGCGAAAGTGAATGATGGAAGGGTAGATAGCCAGCAGGCAACACTTGCAATTACAGTTACAGGGCAAGGCCAAAATCGTGCTCCTGTCATAACATCACTAACAGCAGTCCCGCAGTCAGGCCCTACAGGAACAGTCCACGCAATTACAGCAATTGCGTCAGATCCAGACGGGAATGCCCTTGCATACTTCTTTGACTTGGGTGACGGCCAGGGATTCAGAAACCTTGGCGGTTTCAACACCATTGCCGCCCAGTATACAACAGCAGGGCCAAAAACGATTCGGGCAAAGGTAAATGACGGCGCAGTTGACAGCGCAACCTCATCAATAACAATAACCGCAATAGCTGCTCCTGTCCCTTCACCGCAGCCGCCATCCACAATAACCCGGGAAATCAACCCACGCAAACAAATCTATTGGGGAGGCGTAAGGCTCCTGAACGACGGAATAGCAAGCCCCGGCGAGAGTTTGCAGGTGTGGTCAAAACTTACGAATCATGGAGAGACTGACCTTAAGTCACCCTCTCTGAAAGTTGTGATTCCTGAATTGGGAGTCTTCAGCTCAACAGGATTTGACCGAGTGGATTCAGACGACACGGTCTCAGCTATGGTGGAAGTGCCTGTTCCCGACGACGCTCTTCCAGGAGAATACCTTGCGCGAATCAGCCTTGGCAATGGCGACTCCCGACGGGTAAAGCACAAGATCCTCATCGTAGAATGA
- a CDS encoding NAD(P)/FAD-dependent oxidoreductase, protein MIYVVGAGPAGSYFAGLMAEKGYAVTVFEDHDIIGDPCQCTGIVTSSIQELLPLDPSVVMNHISKVKVVAPSGNSLQFSIRDIILDRPGFDRYVARVAREKGAAIFTGHRFTGIEGDCIIIEESKRRKRFRFTNEDILVGADGPNSSVAKAAGIFGERKFYFSSQAAAKLDIPKDTYEVYLGNEFCPEFFAWVVPESEGVVRIGLGTLGRKTSAYFQKFLRFRLGEEYRSKIISYQGGPIPYYDTRLEVQKGNIYLVGDAAFQVKATTGGGIIQGMIAGRCLAEAITEKKDYKKLLKKRLNKDLWMSLQIRKVMNRFRDKDYNRLIELFNQERVKKVVEAHDRDYPSRFAVALLLREPRFLLFGRKIISFGSIFMLRNMKKLFSH, encoded by the coding sequence ATGATTTATGTAGTAGGAGCAGGGCCCGCAGGATCGTACTTTGCAGGGCTGATGGCAGAGAAGGGATATGCTGTTACGGTCTTTGAGGACCATGACATTATAGGGGATCCCTGCCAGTGCACAGGGATTGTGACGTCTTCAATCCAGGAACTGCTTCCTTTGGATCCATCTGTTGTGATGAACCATATCTCAAAAGTAAAGGTGGTTGCACCTTCTGGGAATTCGCTGCAGTTCTCAATACGGGATATCATCCTGGACAGGCCAGGATTTGACAGGTATGTTGCAAGAGTAGCCCGTGAGAAAGGGGCTGCTATTTTTACTGGGCACAGATTTACTGGCATTGAAGGGGATTGCATCATTATTGAAGAAAGCAAGCGAAGGAAGAGGTTCAGATTTACGAATGAGGATATTCTGGTAGGAGCGGACGGACCGAATTCTTCTGTTGCCAAAGCGGCGGGGATTTTTGGCGAGCGGAAATTTTATTTTTCATCACAGGCAGCTGCAAAGCTTGACATACCAAAGGATACCTATGAGGTGTATTTGGGCAATGAGTTCTGCCCTGAGTTTTTTGCGTGGGTTGTTCCTGAATCTGAAGGAGTTGTGCGGATTGGATTAGGAACCTTGGGGAGAAAAACCTCTGCATATTTTCAAAAGTTTTTGAGGTTTCGCCTGGGAGAAGAATATCGTTCTAAGATTATAAGCTATCAAGGCGGTCCAATTCCCTACTATGATACTCGCCTGGAAGTGCAGAAAGGCAACATCTATTTAGTGGGGGATGCTGCATTCCAAGTCAAAGCAACAACAGGAGGGGGGATCATCCAGGGCATGATTGCCGGAAGGTGTTTGGCTGAGGCGATTACTGAAAAGAAAGATTACAAAAAGCTTTTGAAGAAGCGTCTGAATAAGGACCTTTGGATGAGCCTGCAGATTCGGAAGGTGATGAACAGGTTTAGGGATAAGGATTATAACAGGCTTATTGAGCTCTTTAACCAGGAGAGGGTTAAAAAAGTTGTAGAAGCCCATGATCGGGATTACCCGTCTAGGTTTGCAGTTGCCCTTTTGCTGAGGGAGCCCCGGTTCCTTTTGTTTGGAAGAAAGATTATTTCATTTGGATCAATCTTTATGCTCCGCAATATGAAAAAGCTGTTCAGCCATTGA
- the rfaE1 gene encoding D-glycero-beta-D-manno-heptose-7-phosphate kinase: MYPEYEKMLRMLDQFKDKHILVIGDVMLDKYVWGNVSRISPEAPVQIVDVSRESFVPGGASNVANNVTSLGGVVHLVGVTGNDEGRDCLIELLIEKGISPDSLIADPARPTTMKVRVMGGNQQLIRADYEKREHLSLGILEKVRNRIDDIRDEIDCIVVSDYAKGVVSAELMEYLRSLSEEKNIPLVVDPKPRNKEAYRGATLVTPNAKEVFDMLQGEEDIHVAGRRLSEYLGAPLIVTRGEKGMSLFSPEGIKDIPSRATEVFDVCGAGDTVVAALALSLCSGAGLEEAAIIANHAAGIVVKKVGVATCSHDEVLQSLIDEEKGIIS; encoded by the coding sequence ATGTATCCTGAATATGAGAAGATGCTGAGAATGCTTGATCAATTTAAAGACAAGCATATTTTGGTTATTGGAGATGTGATGCTCGACAAGTATGTTTGGGGCAATGTGAGCAGGATCTCTCCTGAAGCCCCAGTCCAGATCGTTGATGTCTCACGCGAAAGCTTTGTTCCTGGAGGCGCCTCCAATGTTGCGAATAATGTAACGAGTTTAGGAGGCGTTGTCCATTTGGTTGGAGTAACCGGCAACGATGAGGGCCGTGATTGCCTCATCGAACTCCTCATTGAAAAGGGGATTTCGCCCGACAGCTTAATTGCTGACCCCGCAAGGCCAACAACAATGAAGGTTCGAGTCATGGGGGGCAACCAGCAGCTGATTCGGGCTGATTATGAAAAGAGGGAACACCTCTCTCTAGGAATCCTTGAAAAGGTTAGGAATAGGATAGATGATATCAGGGATGAGATTGACTGCATTGTTGTAAGTGATTACGCAAAGGGTGTTGTGAGCGCTGAACTGATGGAGTACCTCCGCTCTCTAAGCGAAGAAAAGAACATCCCTCTTGTTGTTGACCCAAAACCAAGGAATAAGGAAGCCTACAGGGGAGCGACCCTGGTTACTCCTAACGCCAAGGAGGTATTTGATATGCTCCAGGGAGAGGAAGATATCCATGTTGCAGGCAGAAGACTTTCAGAGTATCTTGGAGCGCCGCTCATTGTTACGAGAGGAGAAAAGGGAATGTCTCTTTTCTCTCCTGAAGGGATCAAAGATATTCCAAGCAGGGCTACTGAAGTGTTTGATGTGTGCGGCGCAGGAGATACTGTTGTTGCTGCGTTAGCGCTTTCTCTCTGCTCTGGAGCAGGTTTGGAAGAGGCTGCGATTATCGCCAATCATGCAGCAGGCATCGTTGTAAAGAAGGTAGGCGTTGCCACCTGCAGCCATGATGAGGTCCTTCAGAGCCTGATTGATGAGGAGAAGGGGATTATTTCTTAG